The stretch of DNA GCCAGGTCGGAGGGATAGCAGGGCCGTGGGCTCCTAGCGGGCCCTGGTGCCCAGTCACTCCCCCGGAGCCTGGCTGCTGACTGTGGGCATGTGCTTTAGGCCCTGCGTTTGCTTTCTAACTTGGACAGTTCATAGTGGAAGGAATTCAAGAGCAGATTTATTCCAGTGCGCTTGAATAATGCAGCTGAGCATATCACTCACATCCCTGCAGGAAGGAGGCGGCAGCCCCGTGGGGAAAGCCCCGTGTCCTACGGGCAGTGGGACGTCTTCATCTGCAGACTGGACTTGCTGCCGGTCGCTGGACCTGGCTGGGGGTTCCCTGGACTGGCAGCCACTTTCCAGAGGTGTTTCTTTCATACCGAGCATCCCCACTAGTGCCTTGTGACAGATAAAAGCTTGAGGAGTATTCCCGAAGACTCTGCCGTTCATGTCGGTCTGTGGACGGGTGTCTCTGGGTGTGGACGGTGAGCGCTTGAGGCCGGCGAGCCCGTCCACAGCCCCGCAGTCACAGCACGAGGAGGGGGTGTCTGTGACGCAGCGTGGTCTTCCATGCCCATCTTCTCTATCTTCCCCCTGGAGAATGTCCTGTGTCTGCCGCGTGACTTAGAGTGACTCGATGTCCTAGGAAGCAGAGGCGGAggctgccctcaacctttcctggATCTGGGCAGACAGGCTGCCCGCCTGAGGGCTTGCTTCAGCCAGAACCCAGAAAGAGCCCCGTCATTTTGCAGTAAACAATGATGCACCTTTTATTGCATTTATAAATGTCCCCAGAGGCTATTACTCAAAAGGGGTTCAGCTAATAAATACATAACTAATAATTACCTCGGTTCAGAGTGCTGACTTGTGTAACTGCCATCGGGGTCAAGAATGTCCGTTTGCTCAGCCTCCCCGGCACCTCGACACCTGTGGTTACGGAGCCGGGGTGCAGGCTGAGGTCAGGAGTCAGGGAACAGGATGTCCTCCCGCCGGGTCGGAGCGTGGCGGACAGGCTGCGGCTCTGTCACCGGTCCTTGGGGCGTCCTTTCCTTGTAGGGGTGCTGGGTCCTGCTGTGGACGCTGGACAGACGGCAGCCCCGGAGCTGCTCTGGGGCTGCCCGGGCGTCAGGTGGGACCGCAGCAGGGCTGTTTCTCTTCCACTTGGGCACTTGGTCCTTGTCCATCCTCAGCCAGGTGGCCAGACCAAGGGAACAGTCAGCCCGTGCTGTGCGTGGACTCGGCCAGAGACTGGGCCAGGCCCCCAGTGTCCATTCTCGTCTCCGGGGCCAGGGCGGGAGAAGGCAGAGCTGCCCGCACTGCCGGCCTGAGGCTCACCGCACGAGGCGCGGCCCCGTGTCCCCACGTCCTCCCGCCAGGCCCCATAGGGTCCCCAGCTGGCCAGCGCGAGCGGTCACCCAGGAGAGGCCTGGCTCTGCGCCGGGCTGGCCCAGAGCCTGGCACCAGAGGCGCTGGCAACCGACACGTGGGTGAACCAACGGGATCAAGACAGGGCTGCTCTGGAGGCCTCCCCTGAGGAGGCAGCCAGGCCTCCCGCAGCCGAGACTGAGGGGCCACCTCTCGGGCCCAGGGACAAGTCAGCTCCCTCTGTCTGGGACGGAGTCCCTCCCGCCCCAGCTCCGGAGCCCTGGGGAGACGGCCGGGCCCCACCGCGCCCCCACCGCGGGCGGGAGCAGAGCCTGAGGAGGTCGGAGGTGCCCCCGCTGACAGGGCAGGCCTCTGAGGGGCCCTGGAGCCTGGGTCGCTCCGGTTCATCTTCCTGGAGCCCCATCCTGAGCGCTCCTGTGGATGGACCGGCTCCGTGGTTCTGAGCCTTACAGACTTCTGATGGCAGTGAGCACAGCTAGCCAGACATTGCCAAACCTTTCTGCCTTTTCCCTTAACCATTAGACCTTGGTGATCAGAAACAGCAAATCCGTGTCAAGGCTGTTGAATACGTTTGCTATCTCAGATTCCAGATGTGATAGAAAGGCCAAGCTGTGGCAAATCCTCTGGGCTAAACTCCCTGAGAAGAGTGGCAGAGAGGCTCCGGGAGTGCTGAGGGCAGTGTCGCTGTAGCAGCGTTTGTGTTTGCCTGCAGTGCCCCGGGAAGGAGCATGTAAGGCCCGTGTGTGAGCTGGCGAAGGGCAGGACGGCGCTTGCTTCCAACCAACCGTCCTTCTGAAAGCCGAACACAGAGGTCCACACTAGCGCTGTGTGACGTCAGAGCCTCTGCCAGTTTGAAAAGGACCTGGAATAGGGGGAAGATGCATTTTCATCTTTTTGATCACAATCTTAGAAGACACTTATTAGAGCTGTTTGCTGACAACATTAAGAATTAACAAGTTATGTCATCAAAGCATAACAAGAGTTTAATGGTTTCATGAGGGAGCTATAAAGTCTATTACTTAGAACTATTGTGGTGTTAGAAAGCAGGAAATATTTACTGGACTCTTTGGGGTCTAACTTCTAGAACCAGGCAAAACTCAGCTGTTATGATATAAAGAatttgtggttgtttagttgctaagtcgtgtctgactctttgcgaccccgtggactgtagcccaccaggctcctctgtccatggaattccccaggcaagaatcctggagtgggctgccatgccctcctccaggggatcctcctgacccagggatcaaacccacatctctcacactgcaggcagatcttttactgctgagcctcccgGGAAGCCCAGAGTAGAGAAATGAACAGTAAAACAGAGGAGCAATGTTTTTGGACATGTGATGCCAACAAAGCTCTTGACACCTAAGAAAGTTGTGGATCATGTGACTGCATTGCGCTGGCATTTTTTAGAGGTGGAAACGGAAGGCGGGTTACTAGAAGTTCTTTCTTTCTAGCGAGAGGCCATTTCCGTTGTTTTGGGGGAGCAGGAGAGGCCTGGGGGAGGGCGTCCACCCATCCCTGTCACCAgagagcagggctggggagggttTCTGGGATCCTCTGGGCACAGAATCCCGCTGCACCCTCGGGAGGGAGGGGGCTCTGCAGGCACAGAAAGAGCATCGGGGGCGCCACCTAACCTCGACGGTGAGGCTGCGACCCCCACGCCCAGGCTCTCACTAAGGAAAGAAAGCACGTCCCAGTTTGAGAGGCTTGCCTACCAGTGAATGAGTGAACTGAGACAGTTGTCTCAGTAGTTCAACCAAGTGTAGGCCACAGTATGTTTGGTCTGAATTATCCCGATAATTGTGTTACAATGGAAACAATTCTGAACCAGAGGCGAGTCTCGGTTTCCTCTTGGGTCAGGGAGGAGTGTTTCAGCTACCCTCtggcctgttttctcatctataagatccagttcagttcagtcgctcaatcgagtccggatctttgcaaccccacggactgcagcatgccaggcctccctgtccatcatcaactcccagagtttgctcaaacccatgtccattgagtcggtgatgccatccaaccatctcatcctctgtcatccccttctcctcctgccttcaatctttcccagcatcagggtcttttccaatgagtcagctcttggcatcaggtggccaaagtattggagtttcagcttcagcatcagtccttccaatgaacacccacaactgatctcctttaggatggactggctggatctctttgcagttcaaggactctcaacagtcttctccaacaccacagttcaaaagcatcaattcttcagctttcagttttctttatagtccaacactcacaatccatacatgaccactggaaaaaccatagctttgactagacggaccttttttggcaaagcaaggtctctgcttttcaatatgctgtctactttggtcatagcttttcttccaaggagcaaggaggaGCCTGTGGGAGGGAGCCCacctgtcttttaatttcatgactgcagtcaccatctgcagtgattttggagtctcccaaaataaagtgtcactgtttccattgtttccccatctatttgtcatgaagtgatgggactggatgccacaatctttgtttgttgaacgttgagttttaatccaactttttcactctcctctttcactttcgtcaaaaggctctttaattctccattttctgccataagagtggtgtcatctgtgtatctgagtatattgatatttctcccagcaatcttgattccagcttgtgcttcatccagtccagcattttgcatgaggtgctctgcatgtaagttaaataagcagggtgacaaaagaTTAGGGTCTGTCCAAGAGAGTCAAGGAGCTATCTTTCATTTGTCTGTGATTTTCCTGAGAAAGGGCAATGCTGTGGCAGGGACCGAGTTTTGTAAGACGGTGGCAGGGATCGAGTGGGCCTGGGGGGCCCCCATGAGCCCCTCTTCCCCGTGGGGTGGGGGGAACGTTTTGTTTCGTCTTTTCTTGAGAGTCCAAGGGACTAAGAAGTTGACTCAGTTCTGGAGGGAGCCCAGGGCGTGGGGTGGTCATGCCAGGGCTTGGTGGGGTTGGGGCAGGGCACAGGGCCCTGCTTCAGCCTCTGGTGTTTGGGAGAATCCTCTGTCTTAGGAAGCGGCTGGGCTGCTCAGGTTTTCTGCCACCAAAATCAGCAGATTGAGCTCAGGTTGTAGGGGCCTGGCCTGGGGCACTGGGGCAGTGCTGGCCCTGCAGGCTGAGACCAGACACAGGGTGTGGGTCATGGGTTTCTCTCCCCCCATCCCGCGCCCTGGGCCTGGGGGATTcttcggggtgggggtgggcaggtgaGGGGACCACAAAGCACGCAGAGCGAGCCCAAGTCCCTGGCGCTCAGGGATCAAAGGGCGTTTCCCAAACCAAAcagacccccacccccgccccaccgtCCTGAGCTCCGGCAGGGCGAGGGTCAGCTGCCCTCGCCTGCTGTTTGCACAGGTGGGCCTCGGCccctggcttggaggctgggggagggctgAGGCAGGTTAGGGCCAGGGTGGGTGCCCGGGGTGGGCTGGAGAGGGTCAtgggcagggcggggcggggcggggcggggctcccTCGGGCCCAGCCCTTCGCCCGCTGGAACGCAGGAGGAGCGGGGTTTTCTGGGCGGACTGGAGAAGGTTGGACCTCGGCGGAGTCTCCCAGGGAAACCGCCCTGCGGACGCCAAGCTCCCAGGGCTGAGTGGGTTGCAGCCGCGGCGGGACCTCCGCCGTCCGCCGCCTCCAGCCCGGCCCGGCGGGGCGATGCGCAGGGTTCGCGCGAGTGGGAGTCTGGCGGGGTCATGGCCCCTGACAGGGGCGCCCAGGTCCCCCGACTCCGGCCTTTCTGTAGAGAACCTGGTGGTCGCTGGCGGCGAGGCGAGGGCGGCCCCTCGCTCACCGGGGTCCGTCCGGAGTGTGTCTCTGGGAGGACCGCCCCTGGAGGGGAGCGGGAAGCGCTGTGACTGAGAAGACATCTCCTTTCCCCTCGCTGTTTCTGTCCATTCGCAGAGTCGTCCTCGAGTATCCACTGGACATGAAAACACTGGCTTTACCAGCCCGAGGGGGCGGTATTAGCACCCGGCCTCTGAAGGCGGCAGAGTCGGAGAGGAGGGCTTCGCTGCTGCAGTCAGCGAAGGGGTCGGGAGGGCGCTCCCCTGGCTTCCTGGGTGCCTTCAGGGTCCCAAGGAACTGAGCGATGGTCCCCTCTTCTACCCCGTGAACCTGGGCTCCCcccatttcagttttattttctcgTCTAATTATTGGCCATGTGGGTGCAATCTCCATGTAAATGGGTGCCTTTTGTCCTAATTCAACCCTGTTATTATCCTTCCTCATGACCACTAAGTAGATCAAATCAGAATCAGTCAGGACTTGCTTCCCGTTAACTAGACTTAGGGATGGGCTTTTCCCTCCTATTTTTGCCAAAACACAGCATCCTGAAGTAAACCCCACTCACCGTACCCAGCCCCCACGTCACCCTCTTGTCTTGGTTACGATGACACCTGCCCAACCCCGGAATAGCATCGGGGCCTGAATTTACAGCCTCTGAGTCTTCACTCTTTACATTCCTTTTCCAAGACTGCAGCCCAGGGACTGTTAGAGCTCGACTGCCTCTGAGATTTTGAAGAAGCCTAGGTGAACGCTGACTTCCGGTTCGTCCTCTGATGGATCCTCCCTCCTACGTCACCAGTGGCTCTTCCCTGCAGGTCAGAAGGAGCCAGGCCACCGGGACTCCAGCAGACAAAACCTCCTCTGCATTCCTAAATAGGTGGGTGGTTTTGTTTAGATACAGAAAACACTGACTTTCAAAATGTTCTTAAAACTGCCCTGagcacttccctgggggtccattGGCTAGGActtcaagctcccaatgcagggggcccaggttcgacccctggtcaggggactagatgctacatgccacaactaagacacaatcaaataaataattaagaaaaaaatttccctgAGGAACTCTTCAGTGTTGACAGTCCCTTGCCAAGATCACATTTTTGAGTGTGATCAGAACCAGTTTACCTGATAAAGTCTGCTTGAGGCTACAAAGGTTACCAGCTGAACTTGTCCCCAGAGGTTCTTGGGGAAGGGGGGCCCACACGTTCTGGTAACAAGTGAATTCTAAGAGGTCATTGCTTTGACGTTTAAGAAACCCCACTGATGAAAGTTGGATCCTGCAGAATCTCACAGCGATGTGTCAGGTAATGAAATCCACAGCATCTACCTTTACTGAATTATTCAGGAAAATGGTTTGAACTCCACAAGGTGAATTATTCAGGAAAACAGTTTGAACAACACAAGGAGTTTCTTAAGAGTCAAACCTGAGATCATTTGGGAGGGGGGtacaaaactctgtctccaaccCATCACCACAAAGTGCTAAAGTCAATTGTcggttttattaaaaaataagcattatGCCTGGGTTTCATAAAATTTATACATGAATAGGTACATagacaaataatattaaaaataaaaatcacacttGCTTTCAAGTGGCAGTGACCCTGGCACCCCACAAACATAATGGTTAGCTTTTCCTTGGAAGAAGCCACCTGGCCTAAAGAGACCACACTTAAGAAATGACCCAACAGACAGTAAAGCCGCAACCGTTGCCTGCAACATTTTCCATTCgggtttcaaaaatatataaataatttaattacaaaacccaacaatatatatatttttcatcttttggcACAGTGAAACACTGGTCAATAGCAGAGATGACTGAAGCTCCTCTGGCCCCTCCCGCTCAGCCGCACCTGTGAACACCACGGGCACAAAGGAGGGGGCCGGGACCCCCGCAGGAGTCGTCTCACGGATCACCTGGAATGGTGCCCCAGGTGCTGTTCAGGCTTTGTTGCGCTTTGTAAGGGACAAAGCACTGGAAGGTGCAACGAAAACAGCAGGAAGAAGGCAGAGCCTGGGCCGCGAGAAGTTTCCGTGAAGGGCCGGGCACAGGCTTGGTTCGGGAATGGGAACTCGCAGGCCCTGCTTTGCTCCTCTGCAACTCGAGTTAAGGACGAAGGGAAACGTTCGGGGTGCAGTTGAGACCCTTCTGTCCGGTGTTCGCTCTAAGGCACGTCGGGTGATGGTTCTGGGACCGTCTCTGTCCTCGGGCGGAAAGCGCCCGGCCCCGAGCCCGCGTCCCCGCCGCGCTCATGCCAGGAGCGTCTCAGGCCGACCAGGTAGGTGCGGGCCCGGCGCGCGGACCGACGCCGCGAGCAGGGCGTCGGGTAGCCGCACGGGGCAGTACAGGTGCGCACCGGCGGCCGGGCCTCGGAGCGGCTTGGCCGGGGCCGGGGAGGCCAGGGGCGCTAGGAGGAGGGGCGGCGCCTCGGCCCTGCGCGCTAGCAGCCCCGGCGGCTCGGCCGCTCCAAAGGCGCAGAGCGGCAGCAGGGCCCCGGCGGGCGCGGACTGGAGCAGCGCCGGGtaggcgggcggcggcggcggcgggcaaGGCGCCGCGCCCCACGGAGAGCGCGCCCCGGGGCCCGAGTCCCCGGCGCGGCGGCTGCGGAAGGGTTTGCTAAGGATGCTGTCGATGGCGAAGGGGCCGGAGAATCTGCCCGCCGGGCTGGCGCGCCCCTCCGGGCGGGCGGGCGAGTGCGCGCGGGGCGAAGCCGGGGCCGGGGCGGCGGGCGCGGGCGGCGGGGGCGCGCCGTCCGGGGGCCGGAGCGCGGGGCCCGGGGCCGCTGCCCGGTGGCTGAGGCGCTTGCGGCGGCGGCGGAAGACGCCGTCGGCGAAGGTGTACTCGCTGTTTGGGTTCAGCATCCAGTAGTTGTCCTTGCCCCAGGGCCGCGAGGGGTCGCGGAGCACCTTGACGAAGCAGTCGTTGAGCGAGAGGTTGTGGCGCACGGAGTTGCGCCAGCCGGTGTAGCTGCCGCGGAAGAACGGGAACTTGCCCATGAGGTACTCGTTGATCTCGGCCAGCGTCAGGCGCCCGCCCGCCGAGTCGCGGATGGCCATTGCGATGAGCGCGATGTACGAATACGGCGGCTTGGGCCGCCGGGTGTACGGCTTGCCGCGCGCGCCCtcgccgccgcccgcgccccccGAACCTGCGCCCCCGGCTCcgggccccgccgccgcccccgcagCGCCAGCCGCGCCCGCCTCCTCAGCGCCCGGCCCGCCGCCCGCGCTCCGCTCGCCGCCGCCTGCCGCCGGGCTGTTGGCCGCGCAGTCCCCGTCCGAGCCCAGGGAGTCGTCGCCCGCGGCCGATAGCGGAGACGGCGCGTCGCTGCCGCCCGCACCCTCCAGATCACTCCCCGGCTTGTCCCCGAGACCCGGGCGGGGCCCGAACACCTCCAGCTTCATGCCCGCGCCCGTCCCCGCCCGGCGCGTACCCTTTGCCTCCGCGCAGTCCTGGACAGCGGGCGCCCGGGGCGGGGTGGCGATCGGGGCCGGGGTCCTGGCCTCTCTCTCCCGGAGCTCGCCTTCCTCTGGGTGAGACAGTCGCTTTCCGGATTGGAGTCCCCCTTCCGCTGGAGTTCTTCTTTGGAGTGGGTGTGCTTATTGGGTGAACCGACAGGGGCGAagagggaggagctgggggcgTACTGGCTTCAGGATGAGGAGCGGAGACTTGGGGGAAGGCGTGCAGAGCCGCGGTTCTAGCCTCGGGTGCCGGGGCGCGCGGGGCTTGGAGTTCCTGCCGGAGGAGGAAGCGTGCGCATCTGCTTCCCGTTCCAAAGATGGGGTTTCTTCTCCCGCAGTCGCAGGTCCCGGACAGGCGTCCTCGCGGGTCGAGTCAGTGCCGGCTGCCGTGCCTGCCGCCCCGGGGCGAGGGTCCAGCCTTCACCCTCGAGCGCCCACGGAGCCGAGTCCCCGAGGCCGTGGCGCCCGCAACCGCCTTCCCGCCCCCGGCATCCGGAGCAGC from Muntiacus reevesi chromosome 20, mMunRee1.1, whole genome shotgun sequence encodes:
- the FOXQ1 gene encoding forkhead box protein Q1 translates to MKLEVFGPRPGLGDKPGSDLEGAGGSDAPSPLSAAGDDSLGSDGDCAANSPAAGGGERSAGGGPGAEEAGAAGAAGAAAGPGAGGAGSGGAGGGEGARGKPYTRRPKPPYSYIALIAMAIRDSAGGRLTLAEINEYLMGKFPFFRGSYTGWRNSVRHNLSLNDCFVKVLRDPSRPWGKDNYWMLNPNSEYTFADGVFRRRRKRLSHRAAAPGPALRPPDGAPPPPAPAAPAPASPRAHSPARPEGRASPAGRFSGPFAIDSILSKPFRSRRAGDSGPGARSPWGAAPCPPPPPPAYPALLQSAPAGALLPLCAFGAAEPPGLLARRAEAPPLLLAPLASPAPAKPLRGPAAGAHLYCPVRLPDALLAASVRAPGPHLPGRPETLLA